In the Ruminococcus sp. OA3 genome, one interval contains:
- the rnr gene encoding ribonuclease R, producing the protein MNKKELKKRKKLICELISSKEYQPMRAKEIASLLQIPKPLRKELSAVLDALVEDGKIAVSKQGKYRKAKERKYGPKQDKKSNLATGVFIGHSRGYGFVEPEDKDQEDIYIPENNVNGAFHQDKVEIQISENINGKRREGQVLRVLEHGITEVVGTFEKSRHYGFVVADNAKVQQDIFIPQEHGMNAQDGDKVVAVITSYGSRNKSPEGRIKEVLGKSTDPGIDVLSVARSYGLPMEFPARVLQQAGRILPILQDGDFSGRKDLRHLMCVTIDGEDAKDLDDAITLTKTEEGYELGVHIADVTNYVQENSALDREALKRGTSVYLVDRVIPMLPRELSNGICSLNQGEDRLALSCLMSLNEKGKLKSHEIAETVIKVDRRMTYTAVQQILEGDKEQQEEYQDFVPMFFCMEELSKLLRARREKRGSIDFDFPESKVLLDEKGHPVAVKAYEHNTATKIIEDFMLLANETVASEYHDRELPFVYRIHEEPDADRMEGVLAFLRANQIPVQKAKHTVSPKEVQKILKSIDGMPLEPMVSRLLLRSMKQACYSVDDAGHFGLAAEHYCHFTSPIRRYPDLQIHRIIKDVIRGRMGQERTHHYELLLDDVASKSSMLERRAEEVERETIKLKKAEYMSSQIGETFEGVISGVTGWGIYVELDNTIEGLVSMNSMWDDYYIYDEAAHQLIGEASKKIYRLGQAVHVVVEDADVVTKTVDFRLAEGMERKHGEGNRQSSDCK; encoded by the coding sequence GTGAATAAAAAAGAATTAAAGAAGAGAAAAAAATTGATTTGTGAGTTGATAAGTTCCAAAGAATATCAGCCCATGCGCGCGAAAGAAATTGCATCTTTACTGCAGATTCCCAAACCGCTCAGGAAGGAATTATCCGCAGTACTGGATGCACTGGTGGAGGACGGCAAGATCGCCGTCAGCAAGCAGGGAAAATATCGCAAGGCAAAGGAACGGAAGTATGGGCCGAAGCAGGATAAGAAAAGCAATCTGGCAACAGGTGTTTTTATTGGACATTCAAGAGGTTATGGGTTTGTCGAGCCGGAGGATAAGGACCAGGAAGACATCTATATTCCGGAAAATAATGTAAACGGAGCGTTCCATCAGGATAAAGTGGAAATTCAGATTTCTGAAAATATAAATGGAAAGAGACGTGAAGGGCAGGTTCTGCGCGTTTTGGAGCACGGTATCACAGAAGTTGTCGGCACGTTTGAGAAAAGCAGGCATTACGGTTTTGTCGTTGCTGACAATGCGAAAGTACAGCAGGATATCTTTATACCTCAGGAGCACGGGATGAACGCTCAGGATGGTGATAAAGTTGTTGCGGTGATCACCAGTTACGGAAGCAGGAATAAAAGTCCGGAAGGTCGCATAAAAGAAGTATTAGGGAAAAGCACCGATCCGGGGATCGATGTACTCTCGGTTGCCAGAAGCTATGGGCTGCCCATGGAGTTTCCGGCCAGAGTGCTGCAGCAGGCTGGCAGGATTTTGCCGATATTACAGGACGGTGACTTTTCCGGAAGAAAAGATCTGCGTCATCTGATGTGTGTGACAATCGATGGCGAAGACGCAAAGGATCTGGATGATGCCATTACCCTGACAAAGACAGAAGAAGGTTACGAGCTGGGCGTACACATAGCGGATGTGACGAATTATGTGCAGGAAAACAGTGCGTTAGACAGGGAAGCATTGAAACGGGGAACCAGCGTATATCTTGTGGACCGTGTGATACCGATGCTGCCCAGAGAGCTGTCCAATGGCATCTGTTCTTTGAACCAGGGAGAGGACAGGCTGGCACTCAGCTGTCTCATGTCCCTGAACGAGAAAGGAAAGCTGAAGAGTCATGAGATTGCTGAAACTGTGATCAAAGTGGACCGCAGAATGACTTATACAGCAGTTCAGCAGATACTGGAAGGAGATAAAGAGCAGCAGGAAGAGTATCAGGATTTTGTGCCGATGTTTTTCTGTATGGAAGAGCTCTCGAAACTGCTTCGCGCCAGAAGAGAAAAAAGGGGATCCATCGACTTTGATTTCCCGGAGAGCAAGGTGCTGCTTGATGAGAAAGGCCATCCTGTCGCTGTGAAGGCGTATGAGCACAATACGGCGACTAAAATCATCGAAGATTTTATGCTCCTTGCAAATGAGACAGTGGCTTCAGAATATCATGACAGGGAACTGCCGTTTGTGTACCGGATCCATGAGGAACCGGATGCAGACCGGATGGAAGGGGTGCTTGCCTTCCTTCGGGCAAATCAGATACCAGTCCAGAAAGCAAAGCATACCGTCAGCCCCAAAGAAGTTCAGAAAATCCTGAAAAGTATTGATGGAATGCCGCTGGAACCCATGGTCAGCAGGCTGCTGCTTCGTTCGATGAAGCAGGCATGCTATTCTGTGGATGATGCCGGACATTTTGGACTGGCAGCAGAGCATTATTGTCACTTTACGTCACCGATCAGGCGTTATCCGGATCTGCAGATCCATCGGATCATCAAGGATGTGATCCGGGGCAGAATGGGACAGGAGCGGACGCATCATTATGAGCTTTTGCTGGATGACGTGGCTTCAAAATCAAGTATGCTGGAACGGCGTGCGGAAGAGGTGGAGCGTGAGACGATCAAACTCAAAAAGGCGGAATATATGAGCAGTCAAATCGGAGAGACTTTTGAGGGTGTCATATCCGGTGTCACCGGATGGGGAATTTACGTGGAACTCGACAATACGATCGAGGGACTTGTCTCTATGAATTCCATGTGGGATGATTATTATATTTATGATGAGGCGGCGCATCAGCTGATCGGTGAAGCTTCCAAAAAAATATACCGCCTGGGACAGGCTGTACACGTCGTCGTAGAGGATGCGGATGTTGTAACAAAGACAGTAGATTTTAGATTGGCAGAAGGAATGGAAAGAAAACATGGGGAAGGAAACAGGCAATCGTCTGATTGCAAATAA
- the secG gene encoding preprotein translocase subunit SecG — protein sequence MDILRIILTILFVIDCIGLSVVVLMQEGKSQGLGAISGMADTYWGQNKGRSMEGALVRATKIMAVLFIVLSIVLNMKF from the coding sequence GTGGATATTTTAAGAATCATTCTTACAATATTATTTGTAATTGATTGTATAGGCTTATCGGTGGTAGTTCTGATGCAGGAGGGAAAGAGCCAGGGTCTTGGCGCGATTTCCGGTATGGCAGACACTTACTGGGGCCAGAATAAGGGACGTTCCATGGAAGGTGCGCTCGTGAGGGCGACAAAGATCATGGCGGTTCTGTTTATCGTACTGTCAATTGTATTAAACATGAAATTTTAA
- the smpB gene encoding SsrA-binding protein SmpB has product MGKETGNRLIANNKKAYHDYFIEEKYEAGISLHGTEVKSLRMGKCSIKESFLKIENGELFIYGMHVSPYEKGNIFNKDPLRVKKLLMHRSEIHKLQGQIAEKGYTLVPLQVYFKGSLVKVQIGLAKGKKMYDKRQDIAKKDQRREAERDFKVKNLS; this is encoded by the coding sequence ATGGGGAAGGAAACAGGCAATCGTCTGATTGCAAATAATAAAAAAGCATACCACGATTATTTCATCGAGGAGAAATATGAGGCGGGCATTTCCCTGCACGGAACGGAGGTCAAATCTCTGCGCATGGGGAAGTGCAGTATCAAAGAATCATTTTTAAAGATTGAGAACGGCGAACTTTTTATCTATGGAATGCATGTCAGTCCATATGAAAAAGGCAATATTTTCAATAAAGACCCGCTGCGTGTGAAAAAACTTCTGATGCATCGTTCAGAAATTCATAAACTGCAGGGACAGATTGCGGAAAAAGGATATACACTGGTACCGCTGCAGGTCTATTTCAAAGGCAGTCTGGTGAAAGTGCAGATCGGTCTTGCAAAAGGTAAAAAAATGTATGACAAACGCCAGGATATTGCGAAAAAGGATCAGAGGCGGGAAGCAGAGCGTGATTTTAAAGTGAAAAATCTTTCTTAG
- the eno gene encoding phosphopyruvate hydratase has product MYRYLPIRRIYAREVLDSRGNPTVEVDVTVGEGIVGIDGYTGRALVPSGASTGKFEALELRDGEERYCGLGVQKAVDNVNGRIAEAILGENALNQAYIDHLLIETDGTENKSSLGANAVLGVSMAVARAAAAALRLPLYQYLGGVYTRRMPVPMMNILNGGKHADNTVDLQEFMIVPVKACSFHEALSMGSEIYHALKRLLKDRGLSTAVGDEGGFAPDLKSSADALELIVDAIKEAGYEPGEEVGIAIDAAASELYDEERGVYSFPGESCTHNEEITRDSDEMIQYYEELMDLYPILSIEDGLYEDDWDGWKKMTDRLGGRIQLVGDDLFVTCSKRLGCGIKLEVANAILVKVNQIGTLSEAMDAVVTAQQAGYRAVISHRSGETEDSFIADLAVATRAGQIKTGAPCRTDRNAKYNQLLRIEEYLGKIAEYQNPFL; this is encoded by the coding sequence ATGTATCGCTATTTACCGATTCGACGGATTTACGCAAGAGAAGTTCTGGATTCCAGAGGCAATCCAACCGTTGAGGTGGATGTTACGGTAGGAGAAGGCATCGTGGGAATCGATGGATATACAGGAAGAGCGCTGGTTCCGTCAGGCGCATCTACCGGCAAATTTGAGGCACTGGAATTGCGTGACGGAGAAGAGCGTTACTGCGGATTGGGTGTACAAAAAGCGGTGGATAACGTCAACGGGCGGATCGCAGAGGCGATTCTGGGAGAGAATGCCCTGAATCAGGCGTATATTGATCATCTTCTGATCGAGACTGACGGAACAGAGAATAAGAGCAGCCTGGGCGCAAATGCTGTACTCGGTGTCTCCATGGCTGTGGCCAGAGCCGCAGCAGCAGCCCTCAGGCTTCCACTGTATCAGTATCTGGGCGGCGTATATACGAGAAGGATGCCGGTTCCGATGATGAATATTCTAAACGGAGGAAAACATGCGGATAACACAGTAGACCTTCAGGAGTTCATGATCGTGCCTGTAAAGGCGTGCAGCTTTCATGAAGCACTCTCCATGGGAAGCGAGATCTATCATGCTTTAAAACGGCTGCTGAAAGATCGCGGACTTTCCACTGCTGTCGGAGATGAAGGCGGATTTGCACCGGATCTGAAAAGCTCTGCAGATGCGCTGGAACTGATCGTGGATGCCATAAAAGAAGCGGGATATGAGCCGGGTGAAGAAGTCGGGATCGCTATTGATGCGGCTGCAAGCGAACTGTATGATGAAGAGCGGGGTGTTTACAGTTTTCCGGGTGAGAGCTGTACGCACAATGAAGAAATTACCAGGGACTCCGATGAGATGATCCAGTATTATGAGGAGTTGATGGATCTGTATCCGATCCTATCAATCGAAGATGGACTGTATGAAGATGACTGGGATGGCTGGAAGAAAATGACGGACCGGCTTGGAGGCAGGATACAGCTTGTCGGGGATGACCTTTTTGTGACTTGCAGCAAACGCCTTGGATGCGGTATCAAGCTGGAAGTTGCAAATGCGATTCTTGTGAAGGTCAATCAAATCGGAACGCTCTCTGAGGCGATGGATGCTGTCGTCACCGCGCAGCAGGCGGGGTACCGCGCGGTAATCTCACACCGCTCCGGCGAGACAGAAGACAGCTTTATCGCTGATCTCGCAGTGGCGACGAGAGCAGGGCAGATCAAAACAGGGGCACCGTGCAGGACTGACCGCAATGCAAAGTATAACCAGCTGCTGAGGATCGAAGAGTACCTTGGAAAAATAGCGGAATACCAGAACCCCTTCTTATAA